A stretch of Sinimarinibacterium sp. NLF-5-8 DNA encodes these proteins:
- the rraA gene encoding ribonuclease E activity regulator RraA, translating to MSNYYATTDLSDAHPEAQVAEPLFGDFGGTVEFYGQVKTLKVFEDNASVRATLETAGEGRVLVVDGGGSDRCALVGGNLGQLAVDNGWVGIVVYGYVRDADELAEQDVGIKALGTHPRKSEKGLHSAAIDKTVQFARMTINPGDWLYADADGIVVSSTPIHRQ from the coding sequence ATGAGTAACTATTACGCAACCACTGATCTGTCCGACGCTCATCCCGAAGCGCAGGTCGCTGAACCGCTGTTTGGCGATTTTGGCGGAACAGTCGAATTTTACGGCCAGGTCAAAACGCTCAAGGTTTTTGAAGACAATGCCAGCGTGCGCGCGACCCTGGAAACTGCGGGTGAGGGTCGGGTGCTGGTGGTGGATGGCGGCGGCTCTGATCGCTGCGCCCTGGTCGGCGGTAATCTGGGCCAGCTTGCCGTGGACAATGGCTGGGTCGGGATTGTCGTCTATGGCTATGTGCGGGATGCCGATGAGCTTGCCGAGCAGGACGTCGGGATCAAGGCGCTGGGGACGCATCCGCGTAAATCCGAAAAAGGGCTGCACTCGGCGGCTATCGACAAGACGGTGCAGTTTGCGCGGATGACAATCAATCCAGGCGACTGGTTGTATGCCGATGCGGATGGCATCGTTGTTTCCAGCACACCGATCCATCGCCAATAA
- the aceB gene encoding malate synthase A, producing MSAVQGVEILGTIKPDYEKILTPEALQFVATLVRKHAPTRDKLLNYRIERQAAVDNGTLKLGFLPETADVRNGDWKIAGIPADLQDRRVEITGPVDRKMIINALNSGAKCFMADFEDSAAPTWDLMMEGQANLYDAVRHTISFTSPEGKQYKLGDKLATLIVRPRGWHLDERHILVDGKRAPAGIVDFALFFFHNAKEQIARGAGPYFYLPKMQSHLEARLWNDIFVDAQNALGVPQKSIKGTVLIETIWAAFEMDEILFELRDHIAGLNSGRWDYIFSFIKTFRNHADRVIPERQSVGMDRHFLDSYSKLLCQTTHRRGAQAMGGMSAFIPVKGDPEKNDQILAKVAGDKLREVKNGHDGAWVAHPGLVGPVMKVFDDNMPTPNQVDKQFDYGIQADDLLQLPEGQVTEAGLRNNICVGIQYIEAWISGNGCVPLYNLMEDAATAEISRVQIWQWIKYGVKLNDGRAVTRELAMQMIDEELVGIRKELGDARYYQGRFAEAAGIFARMSTAPECGDFLTLPAYDYLD from the coding sequence ATGAGCGCAGTTCAAGGCGTCGAAATTCTCGGCACCATCAAGCCCGACTACGAAAAGATCCTGACTCCCGAGGCGCTTCAATTCGTCGCCACGCTGGTGCGCAAACACGCCCCAACGCGCGACAAGTTACTGAACTATCGCATCGAGCGCCAAGCTGCCGTCGATAACGGCACGCTCAAACTGGGCTTTTTGCCGGAAACCGCCGATGTGCGCAATGGCGATTGGAAAATCGCTGGCATTCCGGCCGATCTGCAAGACCGTCGCGTTGAAATCACCGGCCCGGTCGATCGCAAAATGATCATCAACGCGCTCAACTCCGGCGCCAAGTGCTTCATGGCCGACTTTGAAGACTCGGCAGCCCCGACCTGGGATCTGATGATGGAAGGGCAGGCGAATCTGTACGATGCCGTGCGCCACACCATCAGCTTCACCTCTCCAGAAGGCAAGCAATACAAACTCGGCGACAAACTCGCCACACTGATCGTGCGTCCGCGCGGCTGGCACTTGGACGAACGCCACATTCTGGTAGATGGCAAGCGCGCGCCCGCAGGCATCGTCGACTTTGCACTGTTCTTCTTCCACAACGCCAAAGAACAGATCGCGCGCGGCGCGGGCCCGTATTTCTATCTGCCAAAGATGCAATCGCACCTGGAAGCGCGCCTGTGGAACGATATTTTCGTTGACGCGCAAAACGCGCTCGGCGTGCCGCAAAAATCCATCAAAGGCACCGTGTTGATCGAAACGATCTGGGCGGCGTTTGAAATGGATGAAATCCTGTTTGAGCTGCGTGATCACATCGCCGGCCTCAACAGTGGCCGTTGGGACTACATCTTCAGCTTCATCAAAACCTTCCGTAACCACGCCGATCGCGTCATTCCCGAGCGCCAAAGTGTGGGCATGGATCGCCACTTCCTCGACAGCTACTCCAAGCTGTTATGTCAGACCACGCACCGTCGGGGTGCGCAGGCGATGGGCGGTATGTCGGCGTTCATCCCGGTCAAGGGCGACCCAGAAAAGAACGATCAAATCCTGGCCAAAGTGGCGGGCGACAAGCTGCGCGAAGTCAAGAATGGTCACGACGGCGCCTGGGTGGCTCACCCCGGTCTGGTCGGCCCGGTGATGAAAGTCTTTGATGACAACATGCCCACGCCCAACCAGGTGGACAAGCAATTTGACTACGGCATCCAGGCCGACGATCTGCTGCAACTGCCTGAAGGGCAGGTCACTGAAGCCGGCTTGCGCAACAACATCTGCGTTGGCATCCAGTACATCGAAGCCTGGATCAGCGGCAACGGCTGCGTGCCTTTGTACAACCTGATGGAAGACGCCGCGACTGCCGAAATCTCGCGCGTGCAGATCTGGCAGTGGATCAAGTACGGCGTCAAACTCAACGACGGCCGCGCGGTAACCCGCGAACTGGCCATGCAAATGATCGACGAAGAACTCGTCGGCATTCGCAAAGAGCTGGGCGACGCACGCTACTACCAAGGTCGGTTTGCTGAAGCGGCCGGTATTTTTGCGCGAATGTCTACTGCGCCTGAGTGCGGCGACTTCCTGACGCTGCCCGCTTACGACTATCTCGATTGA
- a CDS encoding fumarate hydratase: protein MATIKQADFIASIADAFQYISYYHPLDYISALGEAWEREENPAAKDAIAQILTNSRMSAEGHRPICQDTGIATVFLKVGMDVRWDAQLSVTEMINEGVRRAYTDTHNKLRASVLADPAGKRINTKDNTPAVIHYEIVPGDRVDVICAAKGGGSEAKSKFVMLNPSDSVVDWVLKTVPSMGAGWCPPGILGIGIGGTPEKAMLMAKESLMDPVNIHELKARGAQNRAEELRLELFEKVNQLGIGAQGLGGLTTVVDVKVVDCPTHAANLPVAMIPNCAATRHVHFELDGTGPAELPTPTLEDWPKVTWKANTQTATRVNLDTLTKEEIARWKPGQILLLNGKMLTGRDAAHKRIADMLAKGEKLPVDFTNRVIYYVGPVDPVGSEVVGPAGPTTATRMDKFTETMLAQTGLIAMIGKSERGPTAIESIKKHKSAYLMAVGGAAYLVSKAIRAAKVVGFEDLGMEAIYEFEVQDMPVTVAVDAAGVSVHEVGPRHWKAQIAGKLGNIPVMME from the coding sequence ATGGCCACGATCAAACAAGCCGACTTCATTGCGTCAATTGCCGACGCATTTCAGTACATCAGCTACTACCACCCGCTGGACTACATCAGCGCGCTTGGCGAGGCTTGGGAGCGAGAGGAAAATCCGGCGGCCAAGGATGCGATTGCGCAAATCCTGACTAACTCACGAATGAGTGCCGAAGGCCATCGGCCTATTTGTCAGGACACTGGCATTGCCACGGTGTTTTTGAAAGTTGGCATGGACGTGCGCTGGGATGCGCAACTGTCGGTGACCGAAATGATCAACGAGGGGGTGCGTCGCGCGTATACCGATACCCACAACAAATTGCGTGCCTCGGTACTGGCCGACCCCGCGGGCAAACGCATCAACACCAAAGACAACACGCCAGCCGTGATTCATTACGAGATCGTCCCCGGTGATCGCGTGGATGTGATCTGTGCAGCCAAAGGCGGCGGCTCCGAGGCCAAGAGCAAGTTTGTCATGCTCAATCCGTCCGATTCGGTGGTGGATTGGGTGCTCAAGACCGTGCCATCGATGGGCGCAGGTTGGTGTCCGCCGGGTATTTTGGGCATTGGCATTGGGGGTACGCCGGAGAAAGCCATGCTGATGGCCAAAGAGTCGTTGATGGATCCGGTCAACATCCATGAACTCAAGGCGCGCGGGGCACAAAACCGTGCCGAAGAACTGCGTCTGGAATTATTTGAAAAGGTCAATCAACTGGGGATCGGTGCACAGGGGCTGGGCGGCTTGACCACGGTGGTCGACGTCAAGGTGGTGGATTGCCCTACGCACGCGGCCAATCTGCCGGTGGCGATGATCCCCAACTGCGCGGCAACCCGTCACGTTCACTTTGAGCTGGACGGTACAGGCCCGGCTGAACTGCCGACGCCAACGCTGGAAGACTGGCCAAAAGTGACCTGGAAGGCCAACACCCAAACCGCGACGCGGGTGAATCTGGATACGCTGACCAAAGAAGAAATCGCCCGCTGGAAACCGGGGCAGATCCTTTTGCTCAACGGCAAAATGCTCACGGGTCGCGATGCCGCGCACAAACGCATTGCCGATATGCTTGCCAAGGGTGAAAAGCTGCCGGTGGACTTCACCAATCGCGTGATCTATTACGTCGGCCCGGTCGATCCGGTCGGCAGTGAGGTGGTCGGCCCGGCGGGCCCGACGACAGCCACACGCATGGACAAGTTCACCGAAACCATGCTGGCGCAAACCGGCCTGATTGCCATGATCGGCAAATCCGAACGCGGCCCCACGGCGATCGAATCCATCAAGAAGCACAAAAGCGCCTATCTGATGGCCGTGGGTGGCGCCGCCTATCTGGTGTCCAAGGCCATTCGCGCCGCCAAAGTCGTCGGTTTCGAGGACTTGGGGATGGAAGCCATCTACGAGTTTGAAGTCCAGGATATGCCGGTGACGGTTGCGGTGGATGCCGCCGGCGTCTCGGTGCATGAAGTCGGCCCACGGCATTGGAAAGCACAGATCGCGGGCAAGCTCGGCAACATTCCGGTCATGATGGAATAA
- the acnA gene encoding aconitate hydratase AcnA, whose translation MSNSFNSQASLKVGNKTYTYYSLKALEPRFNIARLPYSIKVLLESLLRHEDGQTTTKEDIAALAAADFKNLPKKDINFTPARVVLQDFTGVPCVVDLAAMRDAIQTLGGDARKVNPLCPVELVIDHSVMIDYYGNIDALSMNAQMEFKRNKERYTFLRWGQEALKNFKVVPPDTGIIHQVNIEHLARVVFENDDGTLYPDSCFGTDSHTTMVNGIGVLGWGVGGIEAEAAMLGEPSSMLIPEVIGVRITGKLAEGATATDLVLTVTEMLRKRGVVEKFVEYFGPGLVNLSASDRCTLGNMSPEYGATCGIFPIDNETLNYLRLTGRSEQHIAVVKAYAQAQGMWWTADAPEAEYTDVLHVDLSTIEPSMAGPKRPQDRVLLGDVKANWEQAFANEQKLRPSTAPVEVTHKGQTFAFKDGAVVIAAITSCTNTSNPNVLVAAGLVARKARALGLKTQPWVKTSLAPGSQAVTGYLKSAGLLEDLEHQGFFVSAYGCTTCIGNSGPLDAPIAEAINANTMSVSAVLSGNRNFEGRVHQQVRMNYLASPPLVVAYALAGSTDIDLTTQPLGKGTAGQDVFLKDVWPSNHEIQQIVAQHVTQELFKNSYADVLKGDERWRSIEVTASETYHWDANSTYIQNPPYFDGMTMTPPGIPSITGARALAVLGDSVTTDHISPAGEIKADGPAGLYLQNHGVEKIAFNSFGSRRGNHEVMMRGTFANTRIKNAMTPGVEGGVSRYIGKDGSAGGVESIYDVAMKHIADGTPLVVLAGKEYGTGSSRDWAAKGTILLGVRAVISESFERIHRSNLVGMGVLPLNFADGASAASLQLDGTEIFDIQDLARGATQVTVIAKRPNGESVTFKADVRINTHKEWDYFEHGGVLNYMLRQMATAKS comes from the coding sequence ATGAGCAATAGCTTTAACAGCCAGGCCAGTCTGAAGGTTGGCAATAAAACCTATACCTATTACAGCCTCAAGGCATTGGAACCCCGCTTCAATATCGCGCGCCTGCCGTATTCGATCAAAGTGCTGCTGGAGTCGCTGCTGCGCCACGAAGACGGACAAACCACCACAAAAGAAGATATTGCAGCGCTGGCCGCTGCCGACTTTAAAAACCTGCCCAAAAAAGACATCAACTTCACCCCCGCGCGCGTGGTGTTGCAGGACTTTACCGGCGTGCCTTGTGTGGTCGACCTGGCAGCGATGCGGGATGCCATCCAAACCCTGGGGGGCGACGCCCGCAAAGTGAACCCGCTGTGTCCAGTGGAGCTGGTCATCGACCACTCGGTGATGATTGATTACTACGGCAACATCGACGCATTGAGCATGAATGCGCAGATGGAGTTCAAACGCAACAAGGAACGCTATACCTTTTTGCGCTGGGGACAGGAGGCGCTGAAAAACTTCAAGGTGGTACCACCGGATACCGGCATCATTCATCAGGTCAACATCGAACACCTGGCGCGCGTGGTGTTTGAAAACGACGACGGCACGCTCTACCCCGACAGCTGCTTTGGCACCGACTCGCACACCACCATGGTCAACGGCATCGGCGTTCTCGGCTGGGGCGTCGGCGGCATCGAAGCCGAGGCCGCAATGCTTGGCGAGCCGTCCTCGATGCTGATCCCCGAGGTCATCGGCGTGCGCATCACCGGCAAGCTGGCCGAGGGCGCGACCGCCACCGATCTGGTGCTCACCGTCACCGAAATGCTGCGCAAGCGCGGCGTGGTGGAAAAATTCGTCGAGTACTTTGGCCCTGGTTTGGTCAATCTTTCGGCGTCGGATCGCTGCACGCTGGGCAATATGTCGCCCGAATACGGCGCCACCTGCGGCATCTTCCCGATTGACAACGAGACCCTGAACTATCTGCGCTTGACCGGCCGCAGCGAGCAGCACATTGCCGTGGTCAAGGCCTACGCCCAAGCGCAAGGCATGTGGTGGACGGCAGATGCGCCGGAAGCCGAATACACCGATGTGCTGCATGTGGATTTGTCGACCATCGAGCCGTCGATGGCCGGCCCCAAGCGCCCGCAAGACCGCGTGCTGCTGGGCGACGTGAAAGCCAACTGGGAACAAGCCTTTGCCAATGAGCAAAAACTGCGCCCCAGCACCGCGCCGGTGGAGGTCACCCACAAAGGTCAGACTTTTGCGTTCAAAGACGGCGCAGTGGTGATTGCTGCGATTACTTCCTGCACCAACACCTCCAACCCCAATGTGCTGGTGGCCGCCGGTTTGGTCGCCCGCAAAGCGCGCGCACTGGGCTTGAAAACCCAGCCCTGGGTCAAAACTTCTCTGGCACCCGGCTCACAAGCCGTGACCGGCTACCTCAAAAGCGCCGGGCTGCTGGAGGATCTGGAACACCAGGGCTTCTTTGTTTCCGCCTACGGCTGCACCACCTGCATCGGCAACTCCGGGCCTTTGGATGCGCCGATTGCCGAGGCCATCAACGCCAACACCATGAGCGTTTCAGCGGTGCTCTCAGGCAACCGCAACTTTGAAGGGCGCGTGCATCAACAAGTGCGGATGAATTACCTCGCCAGCCCGCCGCTGGTGGTGGCCTATGCCTTGGCCGGCAGCACCGATATCGACCTCACCACCCAGCCACTGGGCAAAGGCACGGCGGGTCAGGATGTCTTTTTGAAAGATGTATGGCCAAGCAACCATGAAATCCAGCAGATCGTTGCCCAGCATGTGACACAAGAGCTGTTCAAAAACAGCTATGCGGACGTACTCAAAGGCGACGAGCGCTGGCGCTCGATCGAAGTCACCGCCTCGGAAACCTATCACTGGGACGCCAACAGCACCTACATCCAGAATCCACCCTACTTTGATGGCATGACAATGACGCCGCCGGGTATTCCCAGCATCACCGGCGCGCGCGCGCTGGCCGTGTTGGGCGATTCGGTCACCACCGATCACATTTCCCCCGCCGGCGAGATCAAGGCCGACGGCCCGGCCGGGTTGTATCTACAAAATCACGGCGTTGAAAAAATCGCATTCAACAGCTTCGGCTCCCGGCGGGGCAACCATGAGGTGATGATGCGCGGCACTTTTGCCAATACCCGCATCAAAAACGCGATGACACCGGGCGTTGAAGGCGGCGTCTCCAGATACATCGGCAAAGACGGCAGCGCCGGTGGTGTGGAGTCGATCTACGACGTGGCGATGAAGCACATTGCCGATGGGACTCCGCTGGTGGTGCTTGCCGGCAAGGAATACGGCACCGGCTCCTCACGCGACTGGGCCGCCAAAGGCACGATTCTGCTCGGCGTGCGCGCGGTGATCTCCGAAAGTTTTGAGCGCATTCACCGTTCCAACCTCGTCGGCATGGGCGTGCTGCCACTGAACTTTGCCGATGGCGCATCGGCAGCCAGTCTTCAGTTGGATGGAACCGAGATTTTTGATATCCAGGATCTGGCGCGCGGTGCAACACAAGTCACCGTGATTGCAAAACGCCCGAATGGTGAAAGCGTGACGTTCAAAGCCGATGTGCGCATCAATACCCATAAAGAGTGGGATTATTTTGAACACGGCGGCGTGCTCAATTACATGCTGAGGCAGATGGCTACGGCAAAATCCTGA
- a CDS encoding HAD family hydrolase: MNRHIKAVFFDLDGTLVDTAPDLGAAANRIRQSAGLPPLPLIDYRPVASSGARGLLGKALGITPEHVDFPRHRDALLGHYRAHLADHSTLFKGMAELLRYIEQHNMRWGVVTNKPAWLTRPLIRALALDQSAACVVSADEVGQPKPAPDSLLLGCALSSIAPQDCLYVGDDVRDIVAGRAAGMITVAAAWGYIGNTPLHTWGADLIFDTPSDLQYWLESR; this comes from the coding sequence ATGAACCGTCACATCAAGGCCGTTTTCTTTGACCTCGATGGCACCCTGGTCGATACCGCCCCCGACCTGGGCGCCGCCGCCAACCGGATTCGTCAAAGTGCCGGATTACCACCGCTGCCCCTGATCGACTATCGTCCCGTCGCCTCCAGTGGCGCGCGCGGTCTGTTGGGCAAGGCACTGGGCATCACTCCCGAGCATGTCGATTTTCCCAGGCACCGCGATGCCCTGCTCGGCCATTACCGCGCACATCTGGCCGATCACTCGACGCTGTTCAAGGGCATGGCCGAGCTGCTGCGTTACATCGAGCAGCACAACATGCGCTGGGGTGTGGTCACCAACAAACCGGCGTGGCTGACGCGCCCGCTGATCCGCGCGCTGGCACTGGATCAAAGCGCGGCCTGTGTCGTCAGTGCCGATGAAGTCGGCCAGCCCAAACCCGCGCCCGACAGTTTGTTGCTCGGCTGCGCCCTGAGCAGCATTGCGCCACAGGATTGCCTATATGTAGGGGATGATGTGCGCGACATTGTTGCGGGTCGTGCCGCCGGCATGATCACCGTTGCCGCCGCCTGGGGCTACATTGGCAACACGCCGTTGCACACCTGGGGCGCCGATCTGATTTTTGACACCCCAAGTGATCTCCAATACTGGCTTGAGAGCCGATAA
- a CDS encoding SDR family NAD(P)-dependent oxidoreductase, with product MTHALPASFSPPADLLAGRRILITGAGEGLGKAAAMACAQHGATVILLGRTVKKLEHTYDAIERAGGVQPAIYPMNLAGAAWKDHVDLADTLEREFGTLEGLLHCAVHFKSFSPMLQIEPKDWIENLQTNLTAAYALTRELMPLMRAATDASVVFTADRPSHGARAYDGVYGVAKAAVEQMMQIWAAEQDEHSTVRLNSFNPGPIRSGVRLRGFPGERAESIALPEQVMPQLLWLLSNQSRGLNGQSTVMPE from the coding sequence ATGACCCACGCCCTGCCTGCATCATTTTCCCCGCCTGCCGATCTGCTCGCCGGACGGCGCATTCTCATCACCGGCGCAGGCGAAGGGCTTGGCAAGGCTGCGGCAATGGCCTGTGCGCAGCACGGTGCGACGGTCATCCTGCTGGGCCGCACCGTCAAAAAACTGGAGCACACCTACGACGCCATCGAACGCGCAGGGGGCGTCCAACCGGCGATTTATCCGATGAATCTGGCCGGTGCCGCATGGAAAGATCATGTCGATCTGGCCGATACCCTGGAACGTGAATTTGGCACGCTGGAAGGGCTGCTGCACTGTGCGGTGCACTTCAAATCCTTTTCTCCGATGCTCCAGATCGAGCCCAAGGACTGGATCGAAAACCTGCAAACCAACCTCACCGCCGCCTACGCTCTGACGCGCGAGCTGATGCCGTTAATGCGCGCAGCAACCGATGCCAGTGTGGTTTTCACCGCCGACCGTCCCAGCCATGGCGCGCGCGCTTACGATGGCGTTTATGGCGTGGCCAAGGCGGCCGTCGAGCAGATGATGCAAATCTGGGCCGCCGAACAAGACGAGCATTCGACTGTGCGTCTCAACAGCTTCAATCCCGGCCCGATCCGCAGTGGCGTGCGGCTGCGCGGCTTTCCCGGAGAGCGGGCCGAGTCCATTGCCTTGCCCGAACAGGTGATGCCACAACTGCTGTGGTTGCTCAGCAATCAGAGCCGCGGACTCAACGGCCAATCAACCGTGATGCCGGAGTAA
- a CDS encoding BPSS1780 family membrane protein, with protein sequence MPQTPAHITINPIGFARAPAWFGAGWRLFAQSPLNAVIVFVIFMLLAVASSMVPVIGGLAFALASPVLTMGWLKGLSDLDRGKALQIETLFRYFQSPQMKPLLLLGLLSMGIGVAAALVIGVFLTGALAVSTSTDPAGAVMGGVSIIVTIVGLAVLALVFSALLFATPLVGFMQQPLMTTLRLSARACLLNWGAIALWGMLGMLLSLACILTLGLGYLVVFPWLLSGFYLMYCEMFEPAVPDPALSEAAQSG encoded by the coding sequence ATGCCGCAAACCCCAGCTCATATCACGATCAACCCCATTGGATTCGCGCGCGCTCCGGCGTGGTTTGGTGCGGGCTGGCGTCTGTTTGCCCAATCGCCGTTGAACGCCGTGATCGTTTTTGTGATTTTCATGTTGCTGGCCGTAGCCAGCAGCATGGTGCCGGTGATTGGCGGCCTGGCTTTTGCCTTGGCCAGTCCGGTATTGACGATGGGCTGGCTCAAAGGCCTGAGTGATCTCGACCGGGGCAAGGCCCTCCAGATCGAAACGCTGTTTCGCTATTTTCAATCTCCGCAGATGAAACCGCTGCTGTTATTGGGGCTGTTGTCGATGGGCATTGGCGTCGCCGCCGCGCTGGTCATTGGCGTATTTTTGACCGGCGCCTTGGCCGTGAGCACGAGCACTGATCCGGCCGGCGCTGTGATGGGCGGTGTATCGATCATCGTGACCATTGTCGGGCTGGCTGTGTTGGCGCTGGTTTTCAGTGCATTGCTGTTTGCCACGCCGCTGGTCGGTTTCATGCAGCAACCGCTGATGACCACGCTGCGCCTGAGCGCGCGCGCATGCCTGTTGAATTGGGGTGCCATTGCCTTATGGGGGATGCTTGGCATGCTGCTGAGCCTGGCCTGCATCCTGACTCTGGGGCTGGGATATCTGGTGGTTTTTCCATGGCTTCTGTCGGGTTTTTATCTGATGTATTGCGAGATGTTCGAGCCAGCGGTGCCTGACCCGGCCTTGTCCGAGGCTGCACAGTCCGGGTGA
- the aceA gene encoding isocitrate lyase, whose amino-acid sequence MTTRDEQIKALEQDWANNPRWKTIKRGYSAADVVRLRGSLQPEYTLARNGAEQLWKLINGDSKKGYVNAFGAITAGQAMQQAKAGLEAVYLSGWQVAADGNTSETMYPDQSLYAYDSVPTMVRRINNAFKRADEIQWSRGVNPGDKEFINYFLPIVADAEAGFGGVLNAFELMKNMINAGAAGVHFEDQLAAVKKCGHMGGKVLVPTQEAIEKLIAARFAADVMNVPTLVFARTDSEAANLITSDHDANDKPFLTGERTQEGFFRVKNGLEQAISRGVAYAPYADMVWCETGVPDLGFAREFAQAVQKACPGRLLAYNCSPSFNWKKNLDDKTIAKFQDELGAMGYKYQFITLAGIHINWFNTFQFAYNYARGEGMKHYTEMVQEPEFAAREKGYTFVSHQQEVGAGYFDDVTTVIQGGSSSVKALSGSTEEEQFH is encoded by the coding sequence ATGACAACTCGTGACGAACAAATCAAAGCCCTGGAACAAGACTGGGCGAACAACCCGCGTTGGAAGACCATCAAGCGTGGCTATTCCGCCGCCGACGTGGTTCGTCTGCGTGGCAGCCTCCAGCCGGAATACACCCTGGCGCGTAACGGCGCCGAGCAGCTGTGGAAGCTGATCAACGGCGATTCCAAAAAAGGCTATGTCAACGCTTTCGGTGCCATCACCGCCGGTCAGGCGATGCAGCAGGCCAAGGCGGGTTTGGAAGCGGTTTACCTGTCCGGCTGGCAGGTTGCCGCGGACGGCAACACCAGCGAAACCATGTACCCCGACCAATCGCTGTATGCGTATGACTCGGTGCCGACCATGGTTCGCCGCATCAACAACGCGTTCAAGCGCGCTGACGAAATCCAATGGTCGCGTGGCGTGAATCCCGGCGACAAAGAATTCATCAACTACTTCCTGCCGATCGTGGCCGACGCCGAAGCCGGCTTTGGCGGCGTGCTCAATGCGTTTGAGCTGATGAAGAACATGATCAACGCGGGTGCGGCGGGCGTTCACTTTGAAGACCAGCTCGCAGCGGTCAAAAAGTGCGGCCACATGGGCGGTAAAGTGCTGGTGCCGACCCAGGAAGCCATTGAAAAACTCATCGCCGCGCGCTTTGCTGCCGACGTCATGAACGTGCCGACCCTGGTGTTTGCCCGTACCGACTCCGAAGCCGCCAACCTGATCACCTCCGATCACGACGCCAACGACAAACCGTTCCTCACCGGCGAACGCACCCAGGAAGGCTTCTTCCGCGTTAAAAACGGTCTGGAACAAGCCATCAGCCGTGGTGTTGCCTATGCCCCGTACGCCGACATGGTGTGGTGCGAAACCGGCGTGCCCGATCTCGGCTTTGCTCGCGAATTTGCCCAGGCCGTGCAAAAAGCCTGCCCGGGTCGCCTGCTGGCCTACAACTGCTCGCCGTCGTTCAACTGGAAAAAGAACCTTGACGACAAGACCATTGCCAAGTTCCAGGACGAGCTCGGTGCGATGGGTTACAAGTACCAGTTCATCACCCTGGCCGGTATCCACATCAACTGGTTCAACACCTTCCAGTTTGCCTACAACTACGCACGCGGCGAAGGCATGAAGCACTACACCGAAATGGTGCAAGAGCCCGAATTCGCCGCCCGCGAAAAAGGCTACACCTTTGTGTCTCACCAACAAGAAGTGGGCGCCGGCTACTTTGACGATGTCACCACCGTCATCCAGGGCGGCAGCTCCTCGGTTAAAGCCCTGTCCGGCTCCACCGAAGAAGAGCAGTTCCACTGA
- a CDS encoding disulfide bond formation protein B — translation MSFRLLSFLGFLACAAGMAFALYMEFAKGYEPCPMCIFQRVAMIGAGLFFLAAAVHGPRAVGRWIYALLAAAASLAGAGIAGRHVWLQSLPEDQVPACGPALSYLMDMAVSGGNGSWAKIMASVLEVVQMVLKGDGNCAKIDAQWLGVSLPGWTLIAFIGIALFALVMPKFSRAHANTF, via the coding sequence ATGTCATTTCGGTTATTGAGTTTTCTGGGCTTTCTGGCTTGTGCGGCGGGCATGGCGTTTGCGCTGTACATGGAATTTGCCAAGGGCTATGAACCCTGTCCGATGTGCATTTTTCAGCGCGTGGCGATGATCGGTGCGGGCCTGTTTTTTCTTGCAGCTGCCGTTCATGGACCGCGCGCGGTGGGGCGCTGGATTTATGCACTGCTGGCTGCGGCAGCCTCTTTGGCGGGTGCCGGGATTGCCGGGCGCCATGTCTGGCTGCAATCCTTGCCTGAGGATCAGGTTCCTGCCTGCGGGCCGGCATTGAGCTATCTGATGGACATGGCCGTCAGCGGCGGCAACGGCAGCTGGGCCAAAATCATGGCCTCGGTACTCGAGGTGGTGCAGATGGTTCTCAAAGGTGATGGCAACTGCGCCAAGATCGACGCCCAATGGCTGGGGGTTTCCTTGCCGGGCTGGACGCTGATAGCCTTCATCGGCATTGCCTTGTTTGCCCTGGTCATGCCAAAGTTTTCGCGCGCGCATGCCAACACTTTTTGA